From Caldilineales bacterium:
AAGTGGGTGCGGCTGCGCCTGCCCTGGAACGAGATCGAGCCGGAGGCGGGGCGCACGGACTGGGAATTGCTCCAGGCCGCCATCGACGCTGCCCGCGCCCATGATCTACGCATCGTCCTGCTCCTGGACGGCGCTCCGAACTGGGCTGTGAAGCCGGAGGACGCCGGCAATCCCCTCGCCCCGCCCCGCGACGTGACTGACTTTGGCCGCTTTGCCGAGGCTGTGGCCGGGGGCTACCGCGACGCTGTCGATATCTACCAGATTTGGGACGAGCCGAACATCCAGCCGCACTGGGGACGTGGCTGGGTCAACCCCCAGGGCTATTTCGATCTGTTGCGCGAGGCGGCCAACAGCATCCAGCGGGCCGACCCCGACGCCCAGATCATGCTGGCGCAACTCGCGCCCACTACCGCCAACGACACCCTCAACCTGCCCGACACGGTCTTTCTTGACCGGTTGTACGAACTGGGCGCAGCCGAATACTTTGACCTGGCTGCCGCCGCCGCCTACGGCTTCGAGCAGCCGCCCACCGCCGACCCTGGCCTCGACCGCCTCAACTTCCGCCGCCCAGAATTGCTGCGCCAGGTGATGGAGCGCCACGACGACGCCGCGACGCCGCTGTGGATCACGGCCTGGGGCTGGTGGACGCCGCCGGCCAGGAACAGCGAGGCCGATTCGCCCTGGGGAGGCATCGATCCCGCCCTGCTGCTCGGCTACCAGACCGACGGCCTCCACCTGGCCCAGACGCAGTGGCCGTGGGCCGGCCCTCTGGCCTGGGCCGACTACTACCTGACGCCCACGCATGACCCCCGCCGCGCCGGCTTCGTCCAACGCGCCGCCACCGGCCAGCCCACCGCGGAGGGCGCGACCCTGCGCGGCCTGGCTGCCGCGCCCATCCCGCTGGGAACCGGCAACCACCCCGCCGGCAATCCTGACACCCAAACCGTCACCGGCATCTGGCGCACCGGCCCCAACGCCATCGACCCCAACCCGCCCGGCGGCGCCTCGGTTCAGTACGAGTTCGAGGGCCGCGCCGTCGCCGTCGAAATCCAGCGCGGCCCCTACTGGGCGACCCTGAAAGCCTGGATCGACGGCCAACCCGCCCCCCTCCTCCCGCGCGACGAGGCTGGCGACGCCTACATCGCCCTCAACGACCCCGCCAACGCTGTCACCGTCGTCCCCCTGGCGCGCGATCTGCCGCCTGGCCCGCACAGCCTGCGCCTGCAAGCCTCGGCCGGCTGGGGCCAATGGTTCCTGCGCCGCCTGATCATCGATCACGCCCCCTGGCCGCGACCCTATCCCTTCTGGCCGCTGACGGCGGCGCTGGCCTTGGCGCTGATTGTCAACGGCTGGTATTGGCTGCACGCCGCCCGATCGCCGGCCGGTCGAGAGGCGGTCGGGCGGGTGCAGGCTGGTTGGGAGAGCGCCATCGCTGTGGCGGCCCGCTGGCCGCCATCGCTACACTTCCCCCTGGCGGTGGCTTTGCTGGCCGCCTTTGCTTTTGCCCCCAGCCTCTGGCTCAGCCTGATCCTGCTTCTGATCCTGGTTGTCGTCCTCGCCCTGCGGCCCTCGCTGGCCCCGGCTCTGGCGCTCGTAGCCCTGCCCTTCTTCATGCGGCCCAAGCCCCTCGGCCCCATCGGCATCCCCGTGCACGAACTGCTGGTCTGGCTTGGCTTCGGCCTCTGGCTCCTGCGCCGCCTCCTCGCCCGCCTCGCTTCACCCGCCACCGTTTTTCCCTCCGTCTCTGCGTCCCTGCGTCGCCTCGATCTCCCCGTCCTCATCTTCCTCTTCGTCGCCATCTTCGCCGCCCTTGCCGCCGAGCGCCGCGGCGTCGCCTTCTACGACCTGCGCACCGTCATCCTCACGCCCATCGCCTTCTACTGGCTCGTCAGCCGCAGCGAACTCGATCTCCCGCGCCTGACGGATGGCCTGGTTCTAGGTGCGCTGCTGGTCAGCGGCATCGGCCTGTATCAGTTCTTGGGCGGGCAGGCCCCCACCGCCGAGGGTGTGCCGCGCATCCTCGCCCTCTACGGCTCGGCCAACAACCTGGCCCTGTACCTGGGCCGGGTCTTGCCACTGCTGGTTGCGGGCGGTATCATTGGCGCAGGTTTGCGGCGCTGGCTCTACCTGCTGGCGCTCGTCCCCATTGCCGCCGCCGCCTTCCTGACTTTCTCGAAGGGCCTGCTGCTGATCAGCTTCCCTGCCGGCCTGCTCATCCTGGCCATCTTCGAGAAGCGCCTGCGCTGGCCGATCCTCGTCCTCGCCCTCCTTGCCGCCCTGGCCCTGCTCCCTTTCCTGGGCGCCGAACGCTTCGCCGGGCTGTTCGACACCCAAAGCGGGACGACTTTCTTCCGCTTGCAGCTTTGGCAAAGCGCCTGGCGGATGTTCCTCGACCATCCCTGGCTGGGCGTCGGCCCCGACAACTTCCTCTATACCTATCGCAGCCACTATGTGCTCCCCAGCGCCTGGCAGGAACTCAATCTCAGCCATCCCCACAACCTCTTCCTCGACCTCCTCACCCGACTCGGCCTCTTTGGCTTCGTGACCGGCCTCTGGCTCCTGGCCGCCTCCCTCCTCTCCGCCCTCCGCCTCCTAGCTGCGTCCTCCCTCCCCCTCTCCCTGCGTCCCTCCGTCTCTGCGTCCCTGCGTCCCTCCGTCTCTGCGTCCCTGCGTCCCTCCCTCCCTGCGTCCCTGCGTCCCCCCGTCTCTGCGTCTCTCCCTCTCTCCCTCCGTCCCCTCTACCTCGGCCTCATCGCCGGCCTCATCGCCGGCCTCCTCCACGGCCTCATCGACAACTCCATCTTCCTCGTCGATCTCAGCCTGCTCACCTTCCTCGTCGTTGGGGTGACGCGGGGGGTGGGAGATGGGGAGGCAAGTAGACAAGTAGACAGGTAGACAAGTAGACAAGGAGACAGGGAGACAGGTAGACAGGTTGCTTGTGTCATCCTACCAATATCCTACCAAGTGCAGGATGACGAAAGAGCATCATCTCCCAAGCAGCAGCAACTCTCACGCACCACGCACCACGCAACACGCACCACGCACCACGAAACATGCAGTCCGCAATCCGAACTTCGCAATCCACAATCCCCATGCGCATCCTCATCACCGGCGGGGCCGGCTTCCTCGGCTCACATCTCTGCGACCGCTTCCTGGGCGAAGGACACGAGGTCATCGTCCTCGACAACCTCATCACCGGGCGGCTGGACAACATCCGCCACCACTTCGGCGACCCGGCCTTCCAGTTCATCAAGCATGATGTGACCAACCACATCCACGTCCCCGACGCCCTCGACGCCGTCCTTCACTTCGCCTCGCCCGCCAGCCCCAAAGACTTCACCGCCATCCCCATCCAGATCCTCAAGGTCAACTCGTTGGGCACGCACAACACCCTGGGCCTGGCCCTGGCCAAAGGCGCCCGCTTCCTGTTGGCCTCCACCTCCGAGGTCTATGGCGACCCACTGGTGCATCCGCAGCCCGAAAGCTACTGGGGCAATGTCAACCCCATCGGCGTGCGCGGGGTCTACGACGAATCCAAACGCTTTGCCGAGGCGATCACCATGGCCTACCACCGGGCGCACGGCCTCGACACCCGCATCGTCCGCATCTTCAACACCTATGGCCCGCGCATGCGGCTGGACGATGGCCGCGTCATCCCCAACTACATCAGCCAGGCCCTGCACGGCCAGCCGCTCACCATCTACGGCGATGGGTCGCAGACTCGCTCCTTCTGCTTTGTCGAGGACGAGGTGGAGGGTTTCCGTCGTCTCCTGGCCTCGTCCGAAGTCGAACCGGTCAACATCGGCAACACCAACGAGGTGAGCATGCGCGACCTGGCGGAAGTGGTGAACCGGCTGACTGGCAACCCGGCCGGCATCGTCTATCGGCCCTTGCCCGCCGACGACCCCAAGCTGCGCCGCCCCGACACCACCAGGGCGCAGACCATCCTCGGCTGGCAGCCCACGGTCGATCTCGAAGTTGGGCTGCAGCGCACCATCGACTGGTTCCGCGCCCGTCTTTCTGCCTAGGAACGCTGCCGTGAGCGAGTTGGAGCACCAGGATCAGCTCGAGGCCAGCCCGCAGCCGTTGGTACGGCGGGCGAGGCGCCGCCTGTATTGGCGGGCGCTGGCGCTGAGCTTTCGCTTCTTCAAGCGCCCGGCCTCGTCGCTTGCCAATCATTTGCGTGCGCGCGCGGCCTGGCCGGGCCACGACGATGCCTGGGCCAGCCTGGAGGAATATGCCGAATGGCTTCCTCGCCATGTGCGCTGGAAACCCGACCCGCTGAACGGCGTCCTCGATCTCTTCCCCGATCGCGCCACCATCGCCGCCCAGTTTCGCGACCGCAAGCGTTTCGAGGAGGATTGCGACGGCCTGGCCTACTTCTCGGCCCAGAACCTGCCGCAGTTCGTCGCCGACCCCAGCCAGATCTTTATCGTCACCGTCGTCCTCGACCCCTTCACTTTCGCCAAAGACCGGCTGCTGTACTCCGCCCATGTCATCTGCGTGTTTCGGCACGAAGGCTTCTGGCGGGTGATCTCGAACGACACCCTCTATCGCGACCGCTTCGACACCTTCGCCCAGGCGGTGCAGCACAACCCCTACTGCGCCGCTCACCCGGTCTTGTGGGTGGAGGTGCGCACACCGCAGCTCAAGCGGCTGTATTCGGGGCCGAAGCTGGGTGGCTTCGACCCCGAAGCGGTGCGGCCACGGCGCCAGGCGCCGGAGTTGGCATAGAACCCGGCCGGCGTCAGCCCGTCTGCCGCCAGAGCAGGGGGAGATACAGCCGGGCGGGGATGGGCGAAGGGGTGGGGGTCGCTGTCGACAGGCGTTCGTGCCAGAAATCGAAGCGGACTTCGGCGCCGGCGTTCAGGGCCAGCAGCAGGGGCGTGGCCGGATGCGAGGGGCCAAAGCCCGCCGGCGGGGTGACGGCCAGCTGGTAGGATCCACCGGCAAGCCCGCTGAAGCTGTAGGCGCC
This genomic window contains:
- a CDS encoding SDR family oxidoreductase, which translates into the protein MRILITGGAGFLGSHLCDRFLGEGHEVIVLDNLITGRLDNIRHHFGDPAFQFIKHDVTNHIHVPDALDAVLHFASPASPKDFTAIPIQILKVNSLGTHNTLGLALAKGARFLLASTSEVYGDPLVHPQPESYWGNVNPIGVRGVYDESKRFAEAITMAYHRAHGLDTRIVRIFNTYGPRMRLDDGRVIPNYISQALHGQPLTIYGDGSQTRSFCFVEDEVEGFRRLLASSEVEPVNIGNTNEVSMRDLAEVVNRLTGNPAGIVYRPLPADDPKLRRPDTTRAQTILGWQPTVDLEVGLQRTIDWFRARLSA
- a CDS encoding O-antigen ligase family protein codes for the protein MRRLILLSALLLLLLALTGANLLLARRTAPPPLPVAPVAGHGQLMASLDLAGLNPKQAADIVGWMAEDGMKWVRLRLPWNEIEPEAGRTDWELLQAAIDAARAHDLRIVLLLDGAPNWAVKPEDAGNPLAPPRDVTDFGRFAEAVAGGYRDAVDIYQIWDEPNIQPHWGRGWVNPQGYFDLLREAANSIQRADPDAQIMLAQLAPTTANDTLNLPDTVFLDRLYELGAAEYFDLAAAAAYGFEQPPTADPGLDRLNFRRPELLRQVMERHDDAATPLWITAWGWWTPPARNSEADSPWGGIDPALLLGYQTDGLHLAQTQWPWAGPLAWADYYLTPTHDPRRAGFVQRAATGQPTAEGATLRGLAAAPIPLGTGNHPAGNPDTQTVTGIWRTGPNAIDPNPPGGASVQYEFEGRAVAVEIQRGPYWATLKAWIDGQPAPLLPRDEAGDAYIALNDPANAVTVVPLARDLPPGPHSLRLQASAGWGQWFLRRLIIDHAPWPRPYPFWPLTAALALALIVNGWYWLHAARSPAGREAVGRVQAGWESAIAVAARWPPSLHFPLAVALLAAFAFAPSLWLSLILLLILVVVLALRPSLAPALALVALPFFMRPKPLGPIGIPVHELLVWLGFGLWLLRRLLARLASPATVFPSVSASLRRLDLPVLIFLFVAIFAALAAERRGVAFYDLRTVILTPIAFYWLVSRSELDLPRLTDGLVLGALLVSGIGLYQFLGGQAPTAEGVPRILALYGSANNLALYLGRVLPLLVAGGIIGAGLRRWLYLLALVPIAAAAFLTFSKGLLLISFPAGLLILAIFEKRLRWPILVLALLAALALLPFLGAERFAGLFDTQSGTTFFRLQLWQSAWRMFLDHPWLGVGPDNFLYTYRSHYVLPSAWQELNLSHPHNLFLDLLTRLGLFGFVTGLWLLAASLLSALRLLAASSLPLSLRPSVSASLRPSVSASLRPSLPASLRPPVSASLPLSLRPLYLGLIAGLIAGLLHGLIDNSIFLVDLSLLTFLVVGVTRGVGDGEASRQVDR